The Hippoglossus hippoglossus isolate fHipHip1 chromosome 21, fHipHip1.pri, whole genome shotgun sequence genomic sequence GTAGCATGTGGTTGTATACTCTCATTAGCAAATGAGCTGGTGATTAAGACTGAACTTTCCACCAAACAATCAGATTACACCTCCTCCATATGTCCTCAACAAACATCAATTACTGGCAACGGGATGTAATCCAAGAATATGACTCTGGACTAATGGTCTGATGTTTATTGAATTTGCTCACAGCACACTGTTAAACAATTTAGGATCCACCAAAATCCTTTGAAAAAGTTGACAATTGAATTATTTCCTCTTTATCTGACAGCTCTTGTAGCTGCATTTAAATGAGAAATGTTAGATAAAGTGCACTTGCTTTAATTCGGCAGTAAATATGAGCATGAACAAGACTCAGCTTGGGAATGTATAATAGTTTCCACAATGGAGGTTAAAAAATCCTTAGAATTCCATCTTACATCAAAGGCAGGAATGTATGAATAATGCATGTGCTGTTAATTCCAAACATGCTGAGATGTGTCACATGTCAGAGTGATTTCTGCTCCACTCACCCTCCAGTTTCGGCTCCTGAATCCACGCAGTCATCTTCTGCTGAGGTTTTCTCCATCTCAGAGGTTTAGCTCGGCCACATTCAGCTGCATGGCTTCACAGTCCGGGTGTGACGAATGAAACGAGACATTCACAAACGCGATGCGGTTCAGGCACGAAAGTTAAATGCCGGGACAGAGAGTGTGACCTGCCGACCTGCACTGATCGAGTCTGCAGAAACTAACTGAAGCAACAGGAGACAAACTGATCACTGCTGGTTCACTGCGTCAGCTGCTCTCCGAGGTGCCTTCAGGAGCCATGGGAATTACTGCACATGTAGCACATTCACTACTGAAGTTTATAGGAATTTCTAATTTCATCAAATCTATTAATTGCTAATGTCTTACAATGCACTGTTCTTTTACTCtttactattgttttttttaattctctatttaacaatttaatgtttgattatgatgcagattttatatttacagttattagcttttctctgtttttcaacCATGTACGCATGATTAAGATGCCTTTTATATCTTCCAGCCTATGAAATACTTTTTCCTGCTGTTGAAATATACCTGACACATTAAAGTTTCACAGTTAcgttttctacatttttttcctgATAAGACATTGTTGAGACAGAGTTTATGGTGTATTCATTTGCTGACGATGAATACATAGTTATATAGATCAGTCATGGGACACTagtaagaaaaacatttgtgttgccACAGTGTTAAAAAAATTGACTGTTGACCAGTTATTCTTTGAGAAAGGATTTGGATCAATGGTGCTATTTCCCAGCAGCACATGAAGGTAACATGAGCGAGGGTTCTACTTTGGCTCCCCCAACAGGGTGAGTTAGGTAATGCAGCTTGTCTTGAACGATATTCAGTTTTTGTCCTGGAAACAAAGCAGTTTCTGTTCATGGATTAAACCACTTACATGTTGGAGGCTCTTTGTAAAAAGAGCTATGGTTTCTTTGTCCCATATTACATCAGATCCTATTATAGTTCTAAAGAGAAATGAGTTCGTGTTAGGATTCTCATGATATCATAGAATGTAAATTACTTTAGGATACAGCTTGTGTGAGAATTGTGTATTGGATGGTGATGTAGAGAAAACAGACTAAAAGATGTTAAactgtctttctctttgtaaACAGAAGTATCAGAATCTTTTActttacatataaatacaagAATGAAAGATCCTTGAGCAGAAATACttaaagtatcaaaagtaaGAGTGCACAGATGCATCTGCTTGAGGTTAAACTAGACAACTTCATATCTTTATAAACACGTTATACTTTATATGTAGTTGGGTTTGGATTAGTGCTTCCAAACCTCAGCGCTGATGCAATCGTTTTATTCAAACCATTTGAAAAGTTTGGCAAGGAGAATAATCTTCGGCAGgcctttctatctatctatctatctatctatctatctatctatctatctatctatctatctatctatctatctatctatctgtctatctgtctatctatctatctgtctatctatctatctgttatTTAgttatgcatttattttctgtctttctttctgtttttctttttctattgttATTTCTCTCTTTGACCCTTCTCCTTTTTcagttcatttctttctttttctattttgttatttctttctttctttcactacAGACCTTGACGTTGAAGTCCTGACGTCATCTGTACGCGCCTGTCGAAGCGGCGGGGACGGTCTCTCGTGCacgttgttgtttttctgaattagcTGCGGACGcttcttcctcttgttcaccttcttcctcctcatccttctcctcttcctctgcctcctcctcgtcgtcagACATGTCTGTCACGGAGATGTTCAGCTACATCCAGGGCTTCCTGAGCGCGGACCAGGACGTCCGAGAGGTTTGAATGAACCGTCAACATTAGCTCACACACGGTTAGCTCGATGCTAACCACAGTCTGTAAACTGTTAAAACACGAGCGAGGTTCTGTTCTTCAGACATCAGCGCCTCTGATGATCACATCCGATATGTAGCTTTATAACGTTGGAACCTGGTTGATAAATTCTTAATATGTATGTCACTTTAatcataaattataaaaaataaacgaATCTCTGCCGCCGGGTTGTTTGGTTCTACACGCGTTCACTTGATTCCAGTGGGTATCACCTAACCTCGTTTAAAAAAAGCGTAATTATTGTTGACTATTATTTTGACATGTTATAGCTATAGTAGATGAATGTATCAACGCCAATGTGTACGTGCCACATCCGGCGCAACCTAAACGTGAATACACTTAATATTAAAGATCCCATTAGGACCTTAAAACCAATGAGACCAGCTTTAAGCAATAAtctaatttaaataaagtttagagaaatgtttttttttttgtcatttatttatgtactatttttatattctatattttttcatatatattttctatctGTTTTGCACTCCAATTTAGTTTTTCCATTAATGTTCTATGGTCATggtgtttaaaaatatttaaatttaattatttaattttttgcGTGACTCTATGTTCTTGCAATGCCAAAAGAAAtaccaataaataaaatgttagaaaacCAATAGTAATGTTAACCAAATGGCAGATTGCATACCCTCCAGATTGCATACGCCAAATTTAAATCCATTAGATCCACACGTCTCCTTAATGTGGCTGATTTTTCTCATCAAAAACGCCCTTTCTTAAGTTGTCAAACGAAgtaaaaaataattcctggatctgcttcCTGATGCTGATCCTCATTAAACTTATTAGGTTTCCCCATgaccgcatccttccaccaagttctgtggaaatcagTCCTGTAGTTCGTGTGTAATTGtgctaacacacaaacacagatgaaaacataaactctttggtggaggtaataatgaACTGCAATTTATTATATGTTAAATTCTAAATGTATTGACTTGGACCTTGTGGAAAGTTGTCTGTTTAATCTGCTGTATTGTTAGTACTTAACACACATTTGGAGAGTTTGAAATGTCTTTCTGTTTATAGAACAATCAAATAACCAAAACTCTTTCTGTATCCTTTGGTGCATCTTTTTTGTAGGATATCCGTAAGGTGGTTCAGACATTGGAGCAGGCAGCTAGAGAGATTCTGACAGTTCTCCAAAGTGTCCACCAACCATCTGGATTTAAAGAAAGTGAGTGTTTGGACAGTTTGACTTGTACTTGATGGTGTCTCAGATTCTAAAATCGGTCTTTTCCTGTCTCTCTAGTTCCCAGTAAATGTACAAGGGCTCGTGAGTTGTTCTGCACAGTCAGGACACAAATCACAGACCTCAAAACAAAGTTTCCTGTGGAGCAGTATTACAGGTATGAGCCATGTTTCAAATAACATTCTTGTGTGTAACTCTCTTCAAGTTGTGGGTCTGTGTCATCACTGTTATACCTCTGCTAATTTTTCAAACTTCATAGCAACATTATTGGCTCATCTTTTCCCAGATTGTCACGTCCTAGTCTGTAGCCTTTTCTCTTTTGCCTAATTCAATTTCTTGGAGAGTTTCTGCTTGTTCATGATGAACATGGATCCAGCTTAGATTTAATCTAGATTTATAATCATTCCACCAGAGCTCAACATTAAAGTGGTGGCTGTCATCGCATGGCTGAGAACACACGTACTTAAAGATGTCCACTTTTGATCGGGTCTCTCAGGAAagatgttaataccaagtcTGAACTGGACCTAAGTTCACACCCGGTAttacttgtttgtgttgttgtgttttagtttttgttacATTTCTAACTCTTAATGTGTTATGTATGTAGCTATGACTGTCGACAGCAGGATTGATATCAGGTGGGTTATCTTGGTGAAATAAAATACCATGTTTAATTTCTCACTCAAGGTTCCATGAACACTGGAGGTTCGTGCTGCAGCGCTTGGCTTTCTTAGCAGCCTTTGTCGTCTACCTGGAGAGTGAAACTCTTGTGACTCGGGAGGAGGTGGCTAAGATACTCGGCAGTAGGTACCAGTTCGTATGTTAGTGTGTTACTCTCACTGACGAATGTGGCCTtactcttctctttttttcctctgccttCTTCACACTGTAGTCGAGGTGGTGCGAGAGAAAGGGTTTCACCTGGATGTAGAGGACTATCTGGCGGGTGTGTTGATCATGGCCAGTGAACTGGTGAGTCGAGTGTTGATTGCTTTCGCATTTAATCGACAGTGCATCAAGCCCAGAGCAACGTTTCTATGCAATTAAGAAATGTTGAACTGTAGCAAAGGACTTGTGGTTTCTGGTGTGTTTAAGcaactgatgtttttatttcatgggAGAGTAACAGGGTCAAGCATTAGGAAAAAACTGAggggattttttattttgaggaaCGAAGTAGAAATGTTAAACTTGAAATTTCAAGATTGAACTTTTAACACAAGATGAAAATGCTAACATTTGCACATATGACCGTCTCTACCATGTTCcttgtgtaaatgtatttgtaaagttGTGCTTCAGAATTGGTTTACGCATTTCAACACATTGTGTgaagagtgaagccaaagtgcctAGATGGtcccctggtgactggctggcgttcaggtcataaacccagctAGAGGATTTGACTTTATTCACAAAATAGCATTacaacttaattaaaaaaatgtactggAAATAAATCTTTCTCTGATTTGGTTCAACTTTATTCTCTAAATGCAATTTTCTTGTCTTATGCCTGACTCTATAACTCCTCCATATCGTGCAATTTAAAGAAAGATTTCTTGAAATTTGTGCCTTTTGTGTTAACTTGGTGCTGTCATATCTCCAGTCACGACTGGCGGTGAACAGCGTCACAGCAGGAGACTACACCCGGCCGCTCCGCATCTCCAACTTCATCAATGAGCTGGACTCGGGCTTCCGCCTGCTCAACCTGAAGAACGACCCGCTGAGGAAGCGCTATGATGGTCTGAAGTATGACGTGAAGAAAATCGAGGAGGTGGTCTACGACCTCTCCATCCGCGGCCTGGCCAAGGAGTCTGAGTCTGGCGGGGACAAGTAGAGGTCAGAGGTGGCGATTGGTTGTGGGAGACGGAGGAGGGCGCAGTAGCTACCCCGGGCTGGAACCTCTCCACGGCTGCTGCAGATCGGTGACCATAACCAAAGGCAAGACCGTGGATCTGCCTGAGGTCCCAGCAGCTGaggacagactgtgtgtgtgtgtctgtttgtgtgaatgcatACATGAGAGGTGCTGTGGAAGGATGGCAGTCTGTCGGGATGGTGGCAGAAGGGTTGACTTGAGTTTGAATCCCTCGTTCAGAGGATTAAAATCTTTTGTTGCTAGTTTTTGTAAATCTGTGTTCTCAGCTTCATCTGATGCATATGTTAATGTTCCCCTGAGTCGCATTTGCAACAgtcaacttcttttttttattgaattataGTAAATTGATGTTAAATTAGTTGAAAAGGAAAATCAGAGGTCAGCGAAAGTGCTCCGGCCGTGCAGAGCAAATTGTTCTGGTCATTTATTTGCAAAAATATTGAATGATTGTCACCTAAACAGATATCCAGGAGTCtcatttatgaaaaatatttgaTGCCACTTTGAGATGATTCAATCCAGAATCCGATaataacaaacattaaaaaaaatattcttatGATTTCTGGGTTTTCGATCATTAATAGCACCTAACGTGAATTCACAGGATTTTTGTAAATGAGGATCCAATAGAGGCCAAGCCACAGAAACGACAATGATGCACTTCTCACGATATAAAGCTACTCTGTAACCAGTTTCTTTGATTAACAAGGACCCTTTCACAACAGGGCAGATGAAAGCGTCTGTGGAGCctgtttagtgttttgtttttttgcgtGATGAAccaatacaaaaatatttacacatcATATCTCGTTTACTGTTgaaaaaatgtctggaacatttgTCTCCAGCATCTGTGTCAAAGCTTCGGTTTGCCTCTAGAttgttgtagtagtagtagtagtagtagattGGAAATAATTCTTGTTTAACCTCTTTACCCCgcatcttgtgtttttgttccctGGTGTAATAATGAGTGTATTCCACTTGTACTGTGTTTATTCCCGTCTTTAAATTAGTTGTCACTACAATGCTTAAAATGactgtaaatatatttctaCAATCTACATGTCAAGCTTCGACTGATTTTGATGAAAAGAGCATTTTGCAGAGAAGAGTCCAGGCTTTGTCTTTTGTTTAAAGTCTTTTAATATAATTCATGGGGGGGGCATAATACATTAGGCCTTTCAAATGCACATGAGGAAAGGAATGTAATGGAATGCAGTTCAGTCGTCTTTTTACAATTTGTAAATCTGAACCGACCTCCTCCAACAGTGCAGGAGTGTTGGTGTGGAGTTGAGCAGCTCTGCCCTCCAAAGAACAGTGATTCCCTACCTCTCATAGTGCTACgtcattaaaaacataaaacagcatCGGTCCTAAGAAGTGGTTTTGGTTTGATGACTGAAATCAGCTTCAGTCGACTAAGTTCCTTCTAATATGAAGAATTGTGATTTAACAAGACTGCGTATCATGTTTTACCAACAGCTACTGTTCTATTactggataataataataaagtgcattaaacaaaataaagccttcataaataaacacaaccaggagatgtaaaaacacacagaagtaaGAGAAGATCAGGTGATCACATGTTATCAGCAGCCAAGCACTGTCAGAGGAATACACTTATATTGCCTTTATTAGTCATCTCAACCAAGtgccagcagagggcagtcTAATCCATATCTCAGCTGTAGCTAAACAGTAACCGAGTACCAAGGCACAAAAGCTCATTGCTGGGTCACATAGTCAAACCGGGTCGTGACGAGATGGTTCGGACATTTTTGAGTTGAGTTCGTCAGGaaacctgttttatttatgtgtgatAATGAAGCGATAAGTCAGCAGAGAACTGATTGACACCAAGTCACAAATGTTGACTCGTGATTaattatctctgccaaggagcttatgttgtctgtctgtctgtctatcagCGGGATTACGTAAAAGTAACTGATCAGAATTCGGAGAAACTTGATggaaagatgggacatgaacTCGTTACAGTTTCACATGGACCTGAACAAAGGGGTGGATCTGATggatttctctttctttaaaattgtaagattttttttgacattttcaccaaaattcccagggaataattcatggatcttgatgataatattcaggcacatttagagaactgatgtatgagtgtatgtgtaatttggtgtggcttgattgatTGTAAGgagactgttaggccttggcggaggtaggCGCTCTATTGAGTGACATTgtttaaactatttatttatttgtagtttCTGTTCCTGATCCTCAACTCTTGCTAATATATAATTGTGTATGAAAATAGAAGGGCACTcaggagagcacatacctccgccaaggctcaacagtccccttatgacaccacatttaaatttgctatcaatcaattacattttatctgtatagcccatattcacaactCACTGTCtcacagggcttaacaaggtgcgacgtcctctgcccttaaccctcaggAATAGTAAAGAAAAACTTCCAGAAAAACCCTGttaagaggagaaaagacatagaaacctcagagagagagacacatgtgagggatccctcttccaggacggacagaagtgcaatagatgtcacgtgtctctgaacacatcaacaaaattacaatatttacagcattgatgGGAAAAGACAGTGTCCAGCATAAATgaagaggtgtatcaatgtttagAATTTgtacaaagaagaaaaagaaaatgtccgacagagatggagggagaaatcTAGTTGTATCCATAATCCATGATCctcacgatccaccatcacgagatcctgattttttatttggatgttacaatttcatcaagatccatgaaatgtTCCTTGGGAAATCAACCcagatgttgaaaaacacccctTCTCGCACTGGtgaggaaagtaaaaaaaaaacgtggatTTCCACCAatattgaatgggttcttccttgggtcactGTGGCCACTgatccacaaaatttcatggaaatcggttgagtagaTTTTGCTTAACACaaaatgcacacaaaaacataacttccttgttggaggtaaaaACTCTTGTTGGTGGAGTGTTGGGTTGATCAAACAAAAATGAGAAGACTCGCTTTTGGCAATTTTGTGTTGGACCAGACAAATAAATATCTATTAATCTGTCCCAAAACCCAAGGTTGAAAAACTCGTCACTGAACCCACGGTGAGGGAAACTGTAGCGTTTGACCTATTTGACGTGATGTTAACACGAAGGAGACTAAACTTCTCACAAGCTGCTTTCACGGCACTAAGATGATCTTAATTCCAATGAGAGTTCCTCAGAGGGGAAGCTGTAAAGATGCAGACAAACAGATTTGAGACTTGGGTTGAATCCGACACAGCGAGCACTGAAGCAGCATCATCACCTGATGCCAAACAGAAAATCCTgggaaattaaaacacaaacacagtagcTACTTCTTTTGAAAGTGGCAGATATTATTGCTGTCGTTTGAGTTCTCGTTTTGGACACAGTGATACAGGAGGTCCGCTCAGCGTTAGAAGAGGCTCTGCTCAACTGCATCTCTGGCAGTGAAAGTTGCTCTACCGCCGACGTACAGTAGGTGGCGGCACACAGACAAGGAGAGGTCAGTACAACAAACGGAAAACCACTGATTAATGCTCATGTACCACATGTCCACCACGCCATACCAAAACAAACGTGTTTTTCCCCACCCCGAACTGTCTCGtataaaaaaatgacatttcttttttgcagTCAGTCATGTTCAGTCATGCTGTTCAACAGACACACCTCATTTTACTGAAAACACGGCTCTTTTTCTCCGAGAGCAAAACAGTCTTTACAATCAAGGCTGAAGAGCACAGCCCAAGTTTTTTTGGTTGTCCgagaattagatttttttttacgtcaCGGCTTTAAATCCAAAACCTCAAACTACATGACAGTATGGTGCACTTAAAGCgttgtaaagagaaaaaagtgctTTATCCGTCTCTATCCTCCTGAAacgttttttttactgaaatcTCATGTGTTTCTTGTTGTTGGCTGATTTTGCAGTTGAAGGATTCCAGGTTATTTACAGTGTAAGAAAACCTAAAGCCGGGAGGA encodes the following:
- the tsn gene encoding translin translates to MSVTEMFSYIQGFLSADQDVREDIRKVVQTLEQAAREILTVLQSVHQPSGFKEIPSKCTRARELFCTVRTQITDLKTKFPVEQYYRFHEHWRFVLQRLAFLAAFVVYLESETLVTREEVAKILGIEVVREKGFHLDVEDYLAGVLIMASELSRLAVNSVTAGDYTRPLRISNFINELDSGFRLLNLKNDPLRKRYDGLKYDVKKIEEVVYDLSIRGLAKESESGGDK